A window of the Microtus pennsylvanicus isolate mMicPen1 chromosome 4, mMicPen1.hap1, whole genome shotgun sequence genome harbors these coding sequences:
- the LOC142849053 gene encoding prolactin-6A1-like, with product MRLSLSQPCFSGTLLIILMLNLFLWEKVASVPVYTSFSGYDGMSLNELLDHAMTESSNIRNLTAEMHRIFMEDVRYTPGRWFPERDLTACHTSALSVLIPKNRAQQFWGEFLLKETIGLLGAWSNPLHHITTELSHMEDAPNDIISKAKVIEGKIKQLLAALKSILNKVHPGFSDYIYPSWNGLASLQSPDEDTRFFALYDLLQCLKKDTHKVFSNVSLLKCQYVYRREC from the exons ATGCGCTTGTCTTTGAGTCAGCCTTGCTTCT CAGGGACACTCCTGATCATCTTGATGTTGAACCTTTTCCTTTGGGAGAAGGTAGCCTCTGTTCCTGTATATACGAGTTTTTCTGGCTATGATGGAATGTCTCTAAATGAGCTTCTGGATCATGCCATGACAGAGTCTTCTAATATCAGAAATCTCACTGCAGAAATGCACAGGATATTT ATGGAGGATGTGCGATATACACCAGGCCGGTGGTTCCCAGAAAGAGACCTTACTGCCTGCCACACATCTGCCTTGTCTGTTTTGATCCCTAAGAATAGAGCCCAGCAGTTCTGG GGTGAATTCCTTCTGAAAGAGACAATTGGCTTGTTGGGTGCTTGGAGTAACCCTCTGCATCACATCACAACTGAACTAAGTCATATGGAAGACGCCCCTAATGATATCATATCAAAAGCAAAAGTgattgaaggaaaaataaaacaacttctaGCGGCTCTAAAGAGCATACTCAACAAG GTTCATCCTGGATTCTCAGATTATATATATCCCAGCTGGAATGGACTGGCATCCTTGCAGTCACCTGATGAAGACACTCGCTTTTTTGCTTTGTATGACTTACTCCAGTGCCTGAAGAAGGATACACATAAGGTTTTCTCTAATGTCAGTCTTCTGAAGTGCCAATATGTCTATAGAAGAGAGTGTTAA